A stretch of the Mesorhizobium sp. Pch-S genome encodes the following:
- the nuoK gene encoding NADH-quinone oxidoreductase subunit NuoK, with amino-acid sequence MTVGIAHYLTLSAILFTLGVFGIFLNRKNVIVILMSVELILLAVNINFVAFSAALGDLVGQVFALFVLTVAAAEAAIGLAILVVFFRNRGSIAVEDVNMMKG; translated from the coding sequence ATGACCGTCGGCATCGCACATTACCTCACGCTTTCGGCAATCCTGTTCACGCTCGGCGTGTTCGGCATCTTTCTGAACCGCAAGAACGTCATCGTCATCCTGATGTCGGTGGAACTGATCCTGCTTGCGGTGAACATCAATTTCGTCGCCTTCTCGGCGGCGCTGGGCGATCTCGTCGGCCAGGTCTTCGCGCTGTTCGTGCTGACCGTGGCGGCGGCTGAAGCGGCGATTGGTCTTGCCATCCTGGTCGTCTTCTTCCGCAACCGCGGCTCGATCGCGGTCGAAGACGTGAACATGATGAAGGGTTGA
- the nuoL gene encoding NADH-quinone oxidoreductase subunit L, whose product MYQAIVFLPLIGFLIVGLFGNSLGAKASEYITSGFLVIAAALSWVAFFTVALGSGEAFTVPVLRWIQSGAVDASWALRIDTLTAVMLVVVNTVSALVHIYSIGYMHHDPNRPRFFAYLSLFTFAMLMLVTSDNLIQMFFGWEGVGLASYLLIGFWYKKPSANAAAIKAFVVNRVGDFGFALGIFGVYMLFGSVNLSTIFANAASFAPAGHDAAAAATAHGETVLTFLGYALDKGAALTVVCLLLFMGAMGKSAQVPLHTWLPDAMEGPTPVSALIHAATMVTAGVFMLARLSPLFELSHTALTVVTFIGAITAFFAATVGLVQNDIKRVIAYSTCSQLGYMFVALGVGAYGAAIFHLFTHAFFKALLFLGSGSVIHAMSDEQDMRNMGGIRKLIPTTYWMMVIGTLALTGVGIPATVIGTAGFFSKDAIIESAFVGHNSVAMFAFTLLVIAACFTSFYSWRLIFMTFHGKPRASHEVMHHVHESPPVMLVPLFILAVGAIAAGFLFHDYFIGEAYAEFWKGSLFTLPDNHILHDMHGVPMWVKLSPFVAMIVGFLVSWKFYISSPQIPVALAQRHRGLYAFLLNKWYFDELYDFLFVRPAKRLGYFLWKKGDGAVIDGLGPDGVSARVVDVTNRVVKLQTGYLYHYAFAMLIGVAALVTWMML is encoded by the coding sequence ATGTATCAGGCAATCGTCTTTCTCCCTCTCATCGGCTTCCTGATCGTCGGGTTGTTCGGCAATTCGCTGGGCGCCAAGGCATCGGAATACATCACCTCGGGCTTCCTGGTGATCGCTGCGGCGCTGTCCTGGGTGGCCTTCTTCACGGTCGCGCTGGGCTCAGGTGAAGCGTTCACCGTACCGGTCTTGCGCTGGATCCAGTCGGGGGCGGTCGACGCTTCGTGGGCGCTGCGCATCGACACGCTGACTGCCGTCATGCTGGTTGTGGTCAACACCGTCTCGGCGTTGGTGCATATCTACTCGATCGGCTACATGCACCACGATCCGAACCGGCCGCGTTTCTTTGCCTATCTGTCGCTGTTCACCTTCGCCATGCTGATGCTGGTGACGTCGGACAACCTGATCCAGATGTTCTTCGGATGGGAGGGCGTCGGCCTGGCGTCCTATCTGCTGATCGGTTTCTGGTACAAGAAGCCGTCCGCAAACGCGGCCGCCATCAAGGCGTTCGTCGTCAACCGCGTCGGCGACTTCGGCTTCGCACTGGGCATCTTCGGCGTCTACATGCTGTTCGGCTCGGTCAACCTGTCGACGATCTTCGCCAACGCCGCTTCGTTCGCGCCGGCCGGCCATGACGCCGCCGCTGCAGCGACCGCGCATGGCGAGACCGTTCTGACCTTCCTCGGCTACGCGCTGGACAAGGGCGCAGCCCTGACGGTGGTCTGCCTGCTCCTGTTCATGGGCGCCATGGGCAAGTCGGCGCAGGTGCCGCTGCACACCTGGCTGCCGGACGCCATGGAAGGCCCGACGCCGGTTTCGGCCCTGATCCACGCAGCGACCATGGTCACCGCCGGCGTGTTCATGCTGGCGCGCCTGTCACCGCTGTTCGAGCTCTCGCACACGGCGCTGACCGTGGTAACCTTCATCGGCGCCATCACCGCCTTCTTCGCGGCCACCGTCGGCCTGGTGCAGAACGACATCAAGCGCGTGATCGCCTATTCGACCTGTTCGCAGCTCGGCTACATGTTCGTGGCGCTTGGCGTCGGCGCCTATGGTGCCGCGATCTTCCACCTGTTCACGCATGCCTTCTTCAAGGCTCTGCTGTTCCTGGGTTCGGGCTCGGTCATCCATGCGATGTCGGACGAGCAGGACATGCGCAACATGGGCGGCATCCGCAAACTGATCCCGACCACCTACTGGATGATGGTGATCGGTACGCTGGCGCTCACCGGCGTTGGCATCCCGGCAACGGTCATCGGTACCGCCGGCTTCTTCTCGAAGGACGCCATCATCGAAAGCGCCTTCGTCGGCCACAATTCGGTTGCGATGTTCGCCTTCACCCTGCTGGTCATCGCTGCCTGCTTCACCTCGTTCTACTCCTGGCGCCTGATCTTCATGACCTTCCATGGCAAGCCGCGTGCCAGCCATGAGGTGATGCACCATGTGCATGAATCGCCGCCCGTGATGCTGGTGCCGCTGTTCATCCTGGCGGTCGGTGCGATTGCCGCGGGCTTCCTGTTCCATGATTATTTCATCGGCGAGGCCTATGCCGAATTCTGGAAGGGCTCGCTGTTCACGCTGCCGGACAACCACATCCTGCATGACATGCATGGTGTGCCGATGTGGGTGAAGCTGTCGCCGTTCGTTGCCATGATCGTCGGCTTCCTGGTCTCGTGGAAGTTCTACATCTCGTCGCCGCAGATCCCGGTGGCGCTGGCGCAGCGGCATCGCGGCCTTTATGCCTTCCTGCTCAACAAGTGGTACTTCGATGAGCTGTACGACTTCCTGTTCGTGCGGCCGGCCAAGCGTCTCGGCTACTTCCTGTGGAAGAAGGGCGACGGTGCGGTCATCGATGGTCTGGGACCTGACGGCGTCTCGGCCCGCGTGGTCGATGTCACCAACCGCGTGGTCAAGCTGCAGACCGGCTATCTCTATCACTATGCCTTCGCCATGCTGATCGGCGTGGCGGCACTCGTCACCTGGATGATGCTCTGA
- a CDS encoding NADH-quinone oxidoreductase subunit M, which produces MTDWPILSTVTFLPLVGALLILFIRDDSEAGRRNVRAIALWTTIITFLVSLPIWIYFDNANPGFQFVEKTSWLDSGISYHMGVDGISMLFVILTTFLMPLCILASWSSVEKRVKEYMIAFLILETLMIGVFCALDIVLFYVFFEAGLIPMFIIIGVWGGKRRVYASFKFFLYTLLGSVLMLLAIMAMFWQAGTTDIPTLLSHDFPANMQTWLWLAFFASFAVKMPMWPVHTWLPDAHVEAPTAGSVILAGILLKMGGYGFLRFSLPMFPLASEFFAPMVFTLSVVAIIYTSLVALMQEDIKKLIAYSSVAHMGFVTMGIFTINQEGVQGAIFQMLSHGLVSGALFLCVGVIYDRLHTREIAAYGGLVNNMPKYATVFLIFTMANVGLPGTSGFVGEFLTMLGAFKVNTWVAFFAATGVILSAAYALWLYRRVIFGALTKDSLKGMLDLSLREKVVIYPLVVLVIFFGVYPAPVFDATAASVKSLVTNVTASIGSAQTAAAH; this is translated from the coding sequence ATGACCGACTGGCCAATTCTCTCCACGGTCACCTTCCTGCCGCTCGTCGGCGCGCTGCTGATCCTGTTCATTCGCGACGACAGCGAAGCAGGACGCCGCAACGTGCGTGCGATCGCACTATGGACGACCATCATCACTTTCCTGGTGTCGCTGCCGATCTGGATCTACTTCGACAATGCCAATCCCGGCTTCCAGTTCGTCGAGAAGACGTCCTGGCTGGACAGCGGCATTTCCTACCATATGGGCGTCGACGGCATCTCGATGCTGTTCGTCATCCTGACGACCTTCCTGATGCCGCTCTGCATCCTCGCATCGTGGAGTTCGGTGGAGAAGCGCGTCAAGGAATACATGATCGCGTTCCTGATCCTGGAAACGCTGATGATCGGCGTGTTCTGCGCGCTCGATATCGTGCTGTTCTACGTCTTCTTCGAAGCCGGCCTGATCCCGATGTTCATCATCATCGGCGTGTGGGGCGGCAAGCGGCGCGTCTACGCCTCGTTCAAGTTCTTCCTCTATACGCTGCTCGGTTCGGTGCTGATGCTGCTGGCCATCATGGCGATGTTCTGGCAGGCCGGCACCACCGACATCCCGACGCTGCTGTCACACGATTTCCCGGCCAACATGCAGACCTGGCTATGGCTGGCCTTCTTCGCATCCTTCGCGGTGAAGATGCCGATGTGGCCGGTGCACACCTGGTTGCCGGATGCGCACGTCGAAGCGCCGACGGCCGGTTCGGTCATCCTGGCCGGCATCCTGCTGAAGATGGGCGGTTATGGCTTCCTGCGTTTCTCGCTGCCGATGTTCCCGCTGGCCTCCGAATTCTTCGCGCCGATGGTGTTCACGCTGTCGGTGGTGGCCATCATCTACACCTCGCTGGTGGCGCTGATGCAGGAGGACATCAAGAAGCTGATCGCCTATTCGTCGGTCGCCCATATGGGCTTCGTCACGATGGGCATCTTCACGATCAACCAGGAAGGCGTTCAAGGCGCGATCTTCCAGATGCTGAGCCACGGCCTGGTGTCGGGCGCATTGTTCCTGTGCGTCGGCGTCATCTACGACCGCCTGCACACCCGCGAGATCGCTGCCTATGGCGGCCTGGTCAACAACATGCCGAAATACGCCACGGTGTTCCTGATCTTCACCATGGCCAATGTCGGTCTGCCGGGCACCAGCGGTTTCGTCGGCGAGTTCCTGACCATGCTCGGCGCCTTCAAGGTCAACACCTGGGTGGCTTTCTTTGCCGCCACCGGCGTCATCCTGTCAGCTGCCTATGCGCTGTGGCTCTATCGCCGCGTCATCTTCGGGGCACTGACCAAGGACAGCCTGAAGGGCATGCTGGACCTGTCGCTGCGCGAGAAGGTGGTGATCTACCCGCTGGTGGTCCTGGTCATCTTCTTCGGCGTCTATCCGGCACCGGTGTTCGACGCCACGGCTGCCTCCGTCAAGTCCCTCGTCACCAACGTCACCGCATCCATCGGCTCCGCGCAGACCGCGGCGGCGCACTGA
- the nuoN gene encoding NADH-quinone oxidoreductase subunit NuoN, with protein MTSDLISSLSLTTPELIIAIGALVLLMVGAYSREASSGAITGLAVAILIVAGGWMLFVSGEGNAFGSAFVQDPFARFMKLLSLIGSAVTLIMSVRFAKAERFDKFEYPVLILLCTLGMMLMISANGMIALYLGLELQSLAIYVLAAINRDNVRSTEAGLKYFVLGALSSGMLLYGISLVYGYTGNVSFEAIASALGQGERQLGLVFGLVFVLAGLAFKISAVPFHMWTPDVYEGAPTPITAFLAAAPKMAAMALIVRVTMGAFEPIAKDWQQIIVFISIASMALGAFAAIGQTNIKRLMAYSSIGHMGYALVGLAANSEAGVRGVVIYMLIYLVMTLGTFAFILAMRRNNENVEKISDLAGLSSTNPAMATILTILMFSLAGIPPLAGFWGKWYVFLAAINANLYALAIIGVLASVVGAFYYLRIIKIMWFDEPVGGFQPMAGELRLVLGVSGAFVLFYVLIGGPISTYAQAAAKTFF; from the coding sequence ATGACCTCGGATCTTATCTCCAGCCTTTCGCTCACCACGCCGGAGCTGATCATCGCCATCGGCGCGCTGGTCCTCCTGATGGTTGGCGCCTATTCGCGCGAAGCTTCGAGCGGGGCCATCACCGGGCTTGCGGTGGCGATCCTGATCGTCGCCGGCGGCTGGATGCTGTTCGTCTCCGGAGAGGGCAACGCCTTTGGCAGCGCCTTCGTACAGGACCCGTTTGCCCGCTTCATGAAGCTGCTGTCGCTGATCGGCTCGGCGGTCACGCTGATCATGTCGGTGCGCTTCGCCAAGGCCGAACGTTTCGACAAGTTCGAATATCCGGTGCTGATCCTGCTCTGCACGCTCGGCATGATGCTGATGATCTCGGCCAACGGAATGATCGCGCTCTACCTTGGGCTCGAGCTGCAGTCGCTGGCGATCTATGTGCTCGCCGCCATCAACCGCGACAATGTCCGCTCGACGGAGGCCGGCCTGAAGTACTTCGTGCTCGGCGCGCTGTCGTCCGGCATGCTGCTCTACGGTATCAGCCTGGTCTACGGCTACACCGGCAATGTCTCCTTCGAAGCGATTGCCTCGGCGCTGGGGCAGGGCGAGCGTCAGCTCGGCCTGGTGTTCGGTCTGGTCTTCGTTCTGGCTGGTCTGGCCTTCAAGATTTCCGCCGTGCCGTTCCACATGTGGACGCCCGACGTCTATGAGGGCGCTCCGACACCGATCACGGCTTTCCTGGCAGCAGCGCCGAAGATGGCCGCGATGGCGCTCATCGTGCGCGTCACGATGGGAGCCTTCGAGCCGATCGCCAAGGACTGGCAGCAGATCATCGTCTTCATCTCGATCGCGTCGATGGCGCTTGGTGCTTTCGCCGCCATCGGTCAGACCAACATCAAGCGCCTGATGGCCTATTCCTCCATCGGCCATATGGGTTATGCGCTGGTCGGTCTCGCAGCCAATTCCGAGGCTGGCGTGCGTGGCGTCGTCATCTATATGCTGATCTATCTGGTGATGACGCTGGGCACCTTCGCCTTCATCCTCGCCATGCGCCGCAACAACGAGAATGTCGAAAAGATCAGCGATCTGGCCGGCCTGTCCTCGACCAACCCAGCGATGGCAACCATCCTCACCATCCTGATGTTCTCGCTGGCCGGTATTCCGCCGCTCGCGGGTTTCTGGGGGAAGTGGTACGTTTTCCTCGCGGCGATCAACGCCAATCTCTACGCACTGGCGATCATCGGCGTTCTGGCCTCCGTGGTGGGTGCATTCTATTACCTGCGCATCATCAAGATCATGTGGTTCGATGAGCCTGTCGGCGGCTTCCAGCCCATGGCCGGCGAACTGCGCCTCGTGCTCGGCGTTTCCGGTGCCTTCGTGCTGTTCTACGTGCTGATAGGCGGCCCGATCAGCACCTATGCGCAAGCCGCTGCGAAGACGTTCTTTTGA
- a CDS encoding biotin--[acetyl-CoA-carboxylase] ligase — MGFTLAPTAASQGYRLEAHDSVGSTNALALDHARAGDPGKLWVVSRKQESGRGRRGRAWATLEGNLAATLLVVVEGELRTAATLGFVAGLSLADALDAVVPKGRVAVGLDGASAGRNRFELKWPNDVLASGAKLSGILLESALLDGGRFAVAIGIGVNVATHPEGLPYPATSLKALGATCDAETLFLALSDAWAENARLWAEGRGLDAIRQRWLERAAGLGGEVAVRIDGDVVRGIFETIDEDCRFVIRESGGRIITVAAGDVHFGAVASTAAQ, encoded by the coding sequence ATGGGCTTCACGCTGGCGCCGACTGCGGCTTCCCAAGGCTATCGCCTCGAAGCGCATGACAGCGTCGGCTCCACCAACGCGCTGGCGCTGGACCATGCCCGCGCCGGCGATCCCGGCAAGCTGTGGGTCGTTTCCAGAAAGCAGGAAAGCGGACGCGGGCGTCGAGGCCGTGCCTGGGCGACGCTTGAAGGCAATCTCGCCGCTACGCTGCTCGTGGTTGTCGAAGGTGAATTGCGCACGGCCGCAACACTCGGCTTCGTCGCCGGGTTGTCGCTGGCGGATGCGCTCGATGCGGTCGTGCCCAAAGGACGCGTCGCTGTCGGACTGGACGGTGCGAGTGCCGGTCGTAACCGTTTCGAACTGAAGTGGCCCAACGACGTGCTGGCTTCCGGCGCCAAGCTTTCCGGCATCCTGCTGGAATCGGCGTTGCTGGATGGCGGCCGGTTTGCGGTGGCGATCGGTATCGGCGTCAATGTTGCTACACATCCGGAGGGGCTGCCCTATCCCGCCACATCGCTGAAAGCCCTGGGTGCGACCTGCGATGCCGAGACTCTGTTTCTGGCGCTGTCTGACGCCTGGGCCGAAAATGCACGGCTGTGGGCTGAGGGGCGCGGGCTCGATGCCATCCGCCAGCGGTGGCTGGAGCGAGCGGCAGGGCTTGGGGGCGAGGTCGCGGTCAGAATCGATGGCGATGTCGTGCGCGGCATCTTCGAGACCATTGACGAGGACTGCCGTTTTGTGATCCGCGAAAGCGGAGGACGCATTATAACAGTTGCCGCCGGTGACGTGCATTTTGGCGCAGTGGCTTCGACTGCCGCGCAATAG
- a CDS encoding ribonuclease J has protein sequence MAKADNAELVFVPLGGVGEIGMNFALYGYGPANNREWIVIDVGVTFPDPAHPGVDLILPDTRFIEDKLANLRGIVITHAHEDHYGALHDIWPKLKVPVWMTPFGAGLLEAKRQGEADAPKIPVTIYRAGEKFTVGPFEIEAIPVAHSIPEPMSLAITTPVGTVIHTGDWKIDPAPSIGPKTDEARFRAYGDKGVLALVCDSTNALRDGDSPSEQEVGASLKKLIEEAKGRVAISTFSSNVGRVVAIARAARDAGRQVLVLGRSLKRVIDVSGELGYMDGLPEFIGEEDYGFIPRENLVIICTGSQGEPLAALAKLSRDEMKSVALTAGDTVIFSSRTIPGNEKAILEIKNRLIDLGMKIIEDGDALVHVSGHPRRSELKRMYEWVRPEIGVPVHGEAAHLVAQGSLMSMSGIRQVAQVRDGDMLRLYPGAAEVVDQVPYGRVYKDGKLVGTDEAMGIRERRKLSFAGHVAVNVVLDDKYELAGDPDLVAIGVAEADAAGELLEDIMLDAAVGAVDSIPRQRRKDLDLVQESVRRAVRAAANETWGKKPLVTVFVTR, from the coding sequence ATGGCGAAAGCGGATAACGCCGAACTCGTGTTCGTGCCGCTGGGCGGTGTCGGCGAAATCGGCATGAACTTCGCCCTCTATGGCTACGGCCCCGCCAACAACCGCGAATGGATCGTCATCGATGTCGGTGTCACCTTTCCGGATCCCGCCCATCCGGGCGTCGACCTGATCCTGCCGGACACCCGTTTCATCGAGGACAAGCTTGCCAACCTGCGCGGCATCGTCATCACGCATGCGCATGAGGACCACTATGGCGCGTTGCACGATATCTGGCCGAAGCTGAAGGTGCCGGTGTGGATGACGCCATTCGGTGCGGGCCTGTTGGAAGCAAAGCGTCAAGGCGAGGCGGATGCTCCGAAGATCCCGGTGACGATCTATCGGGCAGGCGAGAAATTCACCGTGGGGCCATTCGAGATCGAGGCGATCCCGGTCGCGCATTCGATTCCGGAGCCGATGTCGCTGGCGATCACCACGCCGGTCGGCACGGTGATCCACACCGGCGACTGGAAGATCGATCCGGCGCCGTCGATCGGTCCAAAGACCGACGAAGCACGTTTCCGTGCCTATGGCGACAAGGGCGTGCTGGCACTGGTCTGCGATTCCACCAATGCGCTGCGGGACGGGGATTCGCCTTCCGAGCAGGAAGTAGGCGCGAGCCTGAAAAAGCTGATCGAGGAGGCGAAGGGCCGCGTTGCCATTTCGACCTTCTCGTCCAATGTCGGACGCGTGGTGGCGATCGCACGCGCGGCACGCGACGCGGGCCGACAGGTGCTGGTGCTTGGCCGCTCGCTGAAGCGCGTCATCGATGTGTCCGGCGAGCTGGGCTACATGGACGGGCTGCCGGAGTTCATCGGCGAGGAGGACTACGGCTTCATCCCGCGTGAGAACCTTGTCATCATCTGCACCGGCAGCCAGGGCGAGCCGCTGGCGGCTCTTGCCAAGCTGTCACGTGACGAGATGAAGTCGGTGGCGCTGACGGCCGGCGATACGGTCATCTTCTCGTCACGCACCATCCCCGGCAACGAGAAGGCGATCCTGGAGATCAAGAATCGCTTGATCGATCTCGGCATGAAGATCATCGAGGACGGCGATGCGCTGGTTCATGTGTCCGGCCATCCGCGCCGCAGCGAACTGAAGCGCATGTATGAGTGGGTGCGGCCTGAAATCGGCGTGCCGGTGCACGGCGAGGCAGCGCATCTGGTGGCGCAGGGGTCGCTGATGTCGATGTCGGGCATCCGTCAGGTCGCGCAGGTGCGCGACGGCGATATGCTGAGGCTCTATCCCGGTGCAGCGGAAGTCGTCGACCAGGTGCCGTATGGCCGCGTCTACAAGGACGGCAAGCTGGTCGGCACCGACGAGGCGATGGGCATCCGCGAGCGGCGCAAGCTGTCCTTTGCCGGCCATGTCGCGGTCAACGTCGTGCTGGACGACAAATATGAACTCGCCGGCGATCCCGACCTCGTTGCCATCGGCGTGGCCGAGGCCGACGCTGCCGGCGAGCTTCTGGAAGACATCATGCTCGACGCTGCCGTCGGTGCGGTCGACTCGATCCCTCGCCAGCGCCGAAAAGACCTCGACCTGGTCCAGGAGTCCGTACGGCGTGCCGTGCGTGCCGCCGCCAACGAGACCTGGGGCAAGAAGCCGCTGGTGACGGTGTTTGTGACAAGGTGA
- the mce gene encoding methylmalonyl-CoA epimerase: protein MLGRLNHVAIAVPDLAAASAVYSDTLGARVTPPQALPEHGVTVVFIDLGNTKVELLEPLGENSPIAAFLEKNPSGGMHHVCYEVDDILAARDRLKAGGARVLGDGNPKIGAHGKPVLFLHPKDFAGTLVELEQA, encoded by the coding sequence ATGCTTGGACGATTGAACCATGTAGCGATTGCAGTGCCGGATCTGGCTGCGGCCAGTGCGGTCTATAGCGATACGCTGGGTGCCAGGGTAACCCCGCCGCAGGCGCTGCCCGAACACGGCGTGACGGTCGTTTTCATCGACCTCGGCAACACCAAGGTAGAGTTGCTCGAACCGCTCGGCGAGAACTCACCGATCGCGGCCTTCCTGGAGAAGAACCCGTCCGGTGGCATGCACCACGTCTGCTACGAGGTGGACGACATCCTTGCTGCCCGCGACCGGCTGAAGGCCGGAGGCGCGCGCGTGCTGGGTGACGGCAATCCGAAGATCGGCGCCCATGGCAAGCCGGTGTTGTTCCTGCATCCGAAGGACTTCGCCGGAACGTTGGTGGAGCTCGAACAGGCATGA
- a CDS encoding DUF1467 family protein translates to MTGGTITPWDWISMVAVYFVVWWITLFAILPFSFRRQDEENEVVLGTTASAPKKPRFLYVIIWTTIWAFIVLGAYYAVTVGLGWTVDDIPQILPRFDEPVRPQN, encoded by the coding sequence ATGACCGGAGGTACCATCACCCCGTGGGACTGGATCTCGATGGTCGCAGTCTACTTCGTGGTATGGTGGATCACGCTGTTCGCCATTCTGCCGTTCAGCTTCCGCCGGCAAGATGAAGAAAACGAAGTGGTGCTGGGCACCACGGCCAGTGCGCCCAAGAAACCCCGGTTCCTTTACGTCATCATCTGGACAACGATCTGGGCCTTCATCGTCCTGGGTGCCTATTACGCCGTGACGGTCGGTCTCGGCTGGACCGTCGACGACATTCCGCAAATCCTGCCCAGGTTCGACGAACCGGTTCGGCCGCAAAACTGA
- a CDS encoding DJ-1/PfpI family protein encodes MAFRFGILCFPKVQQLDLTGPYEVFASARDAEVHLVWKDLQPLRSATGLWLKPDTTFADAPDFDVLCIPGGAGVNALLSDEETLAFIRGKAAAARFVTSVCTGALLLGRAGILSGRHATTHWNAVDFLPGFGAIPTKARVVKDGSLITAGGVTSGIDFGLTVIAELIGREEAETIQLSLEYAPEPPFGAGLPETSSASVVAAARAGMAGSRAEREALLF; translated from the coding sequence ATGGCATTTCGCTTCGGCATATTGTGCTTTCCCAAAGTCCAACAACTCGACCTGACCGGCCCTTACGAAGTGTTCGCTTCGGCAAGGGATGCGGAAGTTCATCTCGTCTGGAAGGATTTGCAGCCTCTGCGCTCCGCAACCGGCCTCTGGTTGAAACCGGATACGACCTTCGCTGACGCTCCTGATTTCGACGTTCTTTGCATTCCCGGCGGGGCTGGCGTGAACGCTCTCCTCAGCGACGAGGAGACGCTCGCATTCATCCGCGGGAAAGCTGCCGCTGCCCGGTTCGTGACATCGGTTTGCACCGGAGCGCTCCTTCTCGGACGAGCCGGTATCCTGTCAGGGCGTCATGCAACGACCCATTGGAACGCTGTCGACTTTCTCCCCGGTTTTGGAGCAATCCCCACCAAAGCGCGCGTCGTGAAGGACGGATCACTGATCACGGCAGGCGGCGTCACTTCCGGCATCGACTTCGGTCTGACGGTCATTGCTGAACTGATCGGTAGGGAAGAAGCCGAAACGATCCAGCTTTCGCTGGAATACGCTCCTGAACCGCCATTCGGTGCAGGTCTGCCCGAGACTTCGTCTGCGTCGGTGGTTGCGGCAGCACGCGCCGGCATGGCTGGCTCAAGGGCGGAACGAGAAGCGCTCCTGTTCTGA
- a CDS encoding GlxA family transcriptional regulator, translated as MPNSSIHRVEILAFPNVQILDVTGPAQVFATANDLTGSAAPKPYEIVVVAETPEITTSSGIALRTALLSEEAPYPATLIVAGGYGVNEASRNAVLVDWVKRRSLVAKRTASVCSGAFLLAETGLLDGRRAVTHWRRCDEFAARFPAVRLDRDPIFVCDGAVWTSAGITAGIDLALAMVEHDLGRRLALEVARQLVVFLKRPGGQTQFSTVLAFQATDEMFESLHVWIAANLHRDLSLASLADQAGMSLRSFSRHYRQRTGYTPARAVETIRFETARRLLEDGLSVARTVRRCGFGSPETMRRAFLRYLGIGPNAYRERFHG; from the coding sequence ATGCCAAACTCATCCATCCATCGTGTCGAAATCCTGGCCTTCCCGAACGTCCAAATCCTGGATGTGACCGGACCGGCGCAGGTTTTTGCCACTGCCAATGATCTGACGGGTTCGGCTGCGCCCAAACCCTATGAGATCGTGGTTGTGGCGGAGACGCCGGAAATCACCACAAGTTCCGGTATTGCACTGCGGACCGCCCTGTTATCGGAGGAGGCGCCTTATCCAGCGACTTTGATTGTTGCAGGCGGCTACGGCGTCAATGAAGCGAGTCGTAACGCTGTTCTTGTCGATTGGGTCAAACGACGTTCCCTTGTAGCGAAGCGAACGGCCTCGGTGTGCAGTGGTGCCTTTCTGCTCGCCGAAACCGGACTTCTCGACGGGCGCCGGGCCGTAACGCATTGGCGGCGTTGTGATGAGTTTGCGGCGCGTTTCCCTGCTGTCAGGCTCGACCGCGATCCCATCTTCGTATGCGACGGTGCGGTGTGGACTTCTGCGGGGATCACGGCAGGCATCGACCTGGCTCTCGCGATGGTCGAACACGACCTCGGGCGCCGACTTGCATTGGAGGTCGCACGGCAACTGGTTGTCTTCCTGAAGCGCCCGGGCGGTCAGACCCAGTTCAGCACGGTGCTTGCGTTCCAGGCGACGGACGAAATGTTCGAAAGCCTGCATGTATGGATTGCTGCCAATCTCCATCGCGATCTGTCGCTGGCGTCACTGGCCGATCAAGCAGGCATGAGCCTTCGCTCATTCTCCCGACATTACCGGCAACGCACGGGGTATACACCGGCGCGCGCCGTTGAAACGATCCGGTTCGAGACGGCACGACGGCTCCTGGAGGATGGGCTGAGTGTTGCCCGCACCGTCAGACGGTGTGGTTTCGGCTCCCCGGAGACGATGCGACGCGCGTTCCTGCGCTATCTTGGCATCGGCCCGAACGCCTATCGCGAGCGGTTCCATGGGTAA